In the Streptomyces sp. NBC_00525 genome, one interval contains:
- a CDS encoding MFS transporter produces the protein MTIRREIRGFSPAVRLLLVNQFGVNTGFYLLIPYLAVHLSRDLGMSAAAVGTVLGVRNLSQQGLFVIGGSAADRLGARGVIITGCALRTVGFGLFALGDGTTVLLAASVLSGLAGALFNPAVRAYLAQEAGERKAEAFALFNVFATTGALVGPLIGSALLLVDFRAAALTAAALFALLTAAQALTLPAVPVAPGRASVLADWREVVGNRRFMAFASAMVAMVTLESQLYLLLPEGARLATGWDGAAAPVLLVATLSGLALQLRITRTLRRRGSRAGWIGAGLALMAAAFVPPMLQAAGRAPEPGGMPGAALSLLPVLVAALLLQTGLMAAQPFVMELVPAFGRSGLTGTYFGVFYVVSGLAAALGNAAIGWAMDTGARTGAGWLPWACCLGLGLASAAAVARLHRTGALPGRPAPVPAGA, from the coding sequence TCGCCGTCCATCTGAGCCGCGACCTCGGCATGTCCGCCGCAGCCGTCGGCACCGTGCTCGGCGTACGCAACCTCAGCCAGCAGGGCCTCTTCGTCATCGGCGGCTCCGCGGCGGACCGCCTCGGCGCACGCGGCGTGATCATCACCGGCTGCGCCCTGCGGACCGTGGGCTTCGGCCTGTTCGCCCTCGGTGACGGAACGACGGTACTGCTGGCCGCCTCGGTGCTCAGCGGGCTCGCCGGCGCGCTGTTCAACCCGGCCGTCCGCGCCTACCTCGCGCAGGAGGCGGGCGAGCGCAAGGCCGAAGCCTTCGCCCTGTTCAACGTGTTCGCGACGACCGGGGCCCTCGTCGGCCCCCTCATCGGCAGCGCGCTGCTCCTCGTCGACTTCCGCGCGGCGGCCCTGACCGCGGCGGCGCTCTTCGCGCTCCTCACCGCCGCCCAGGCCCTGACCCTGCCTGCGGTACCGGTCGCCCCCGGCCGCGCGAGCGTCCTCGCCGACTGGCGCGAAGTCGTGGGCAACCGGAGGTTCATGGCGTTCGCGTCGGCCATGGTGGCCATGGTCACGCTGGAGAGCCAGCTCTATCTGCTGCTCCCCGAGGGCGCCCGCCTCGCCACCGGATGGGACGGTGCCGCCGCACCGGTCCTCCTCGTGGCGACCCTCTCCGGACTCGCACTCCAGCTGCGCATCACCCGGACCCTGCGCCGGCGCGGCAGCCGGGCCGGCTGGATCGGCGCCGGTCTCGCGCTGATGGCCGCCGCCTTCGTACCCCCCATGCTCCAGGCGGCCGGCCGGGCGCCGGAGCCGGGCGGCATGCCGGGCGCGGCGCTGTCCCTGCTCCCGGTGCTGGTGGCCGCCCTGCTCCTGCAGACCGGCCTCATGGCCGCCCAGCCCTTCGTGATGGAACTGGTGCCCGCCTTCGGCCGGTCCGGGCTCACCGGCACCTACTTCGGGGTCTTCTACGTCGTCTCCGGCCTCGCGGCCGCCCTGGGCAACGCCGCCATCGGCTGGGCCATGGACACCGGGGCGCGTACCGGCGCCGGATGGCTGCCGTGGGCGTGCTGCCTGGGGCTCGGACTCGCCTCGGCCGCCGCCGTCGCCCGACTGCACCGCACGGGCGCGCTGCCCGGCCGGCCGGCTCCCGTGCCGGCCGGGGCATGA
- a CDS encoding class I SAM-dependent methyltransferase codes for MNHRNLLTDNPALYETRFPDPERLAGRWTEDRLRGHGCGARVLDIGCGTGRDAAHLHAAGRTVTGADLSDAMLRYAARHHPGPRYVHADLRRFDLGAGNFDAVVCLDSALLYCRTDAELDSCLASCHRALAPGGLLVAEMRNGAYFLDGAGTLGGPAVHTFTHDGVTYRSVTRLRVDAAPRLLHRSRTWTTDDGSPPVEQRSAWRLLPPPELRRAVTAAGFEVLALHDGPGPRTEPAWREGATPAGTTTGDRLHLIARRTAPHA; via the coding sequence ATGAACCACCGGAACCTGCTCACCGACAACCCCGCCCTGTACGAGACGCGCTTCCCCGACCCTGAAAGGCTCGCCGGACGCTGGACCGAGGACCGCCTGCGCGGCCACGGGTGCGGCGCCCGCGTCCTGGACATCGGCTGCGGCACCGGCCGCGACGCCGCCCACCTGCACGCCGCCGGCCGTACGGTGACCGGCGCGGACCTCTCCGACGCGATGCTCCGTTACGCCGCCCGGCACCACCCCGGCCCCCGCTACGTCCACGCCGACCTGCGCCGATTCGACCTGGGAGCGGGAAACTTCGACGCGGTCGTCTGCCTGGACAGCGCGCTGCTCTACTGCCGGACCGACGCCGAACTCGACAGCTGCCTCGCCTCCTGCCACCGCGCCCTGGCCCCCGGCGGCCTGCTCGTCGCGGAAATGCGCAACGGCGCCTACTTCCTCGACGGCGCCGGCACCCTCGGCGGCCCCGCCGTCCACACCTTCACTCACGACGGCGTCACCTACCGCTCCGTCACCCGGCTGCGCGTGGACGCCGCCCCGCGCCTCCTGCACCGCAGCCGCACCTGGACCACGGACGACGGATCGCCCCCGGTCGAACAGCGCTCCGCCTGGCGCCTGCTGCCACCCCCCGAACTACGACGCGCCGTCACCGCCGCCGGCTTCGAGGTCCTGGCCCTGCACGACGGACCCGGCCCGCGCACCGAACCCGCCTGGCGCGAAGGCGCGACACCCGCGGGCACGACGACCGGCGACCGGCTCCACCTCATCGCCCGCCGCACGGCCCCGCACGCCTGA
- a CDS encoding ABC transporter substrate-binding protein, with the protein MHHDPHSHPLRPVHRGPAPADPGRLSGLHRRGFLTASAAGALALSGCAGAAGPDPSDAKAETGTPRRGGRLRAAFAGGGAGETLDPHLSNLFADAARAKALYDKLADYGADLSARPRLAASWEPDATLKRWKVSLRDAEFHDGKPVTAADVLHSYRRIADPKRAFRARASLEPIDLAASRATDDRTVEFVLKRPTAEFPNVMAAFGASIIPASAREGDFDHAPVGSGPFRLVSFAPGRSTLLRRNDAYWDGAPHLDELEFVVADEESARVNALLGGQVEYAHELNPTTARAHEHGGHVTIIRLRDSAMQSFAMKTDRPPFDDPRVRRALFLVADRPELVRSVLSGAGGIGNDLFGKGYEYYADGLPQREQDIDRARRLLKEAGAGDLRLTLDTSPVATGFTEAAAVFRDQAARAGITIRVRTGNKDTYWKDILDSGTLCCYRSGAMPIESHLSQRLLTDSTTNATHWRHRDFDALYRQAQSTRDPQRRADVYARMQRRLRTEGPFLVWGFADWILGTARNVRGVERHAPANTLDWARFDKVWLA; encoded by the coding sequence ATGCACCACGACCCCCACAGCCACCCCCTCCGCCCCGTCCACCGCGGCCCGGCCCCGGCAGACCCCGGGCGCCTGTCCGGCCTGCACCGGCGCGGCTTCCTCACCGCGTCGGCGGCGGGCGCGCTCGCCCTCTCCGGCTGCGCGGGCGCCGCGGGCCCCGACCCCTCCGACGCGAAGGCGGAGACCGGCACGCCGAGGCGCGGCGGCCGGCTGCGGGCCGCCTTCGCCGGGGGAGGGGCGGGCGAAACCCTGGACCCCCACCTGAGCAACCTGTTCGCCGACGCCGCACGCGCCAAAGCCCTGTACGACAAGCTCGCCGACTACGGCGCCGACCTGTCCGCGCGGCCCCGCCTCGCCGCGTCCTGGGAACCCGACGCCACCCTGAAGCGGTGGAAGGTCTCCCTGCGCGACGCGGAATTCCACGACGGGAAGCCCGTCACAGCCGCCGACGTCCTGCACAGCTACCGGCGCATAGCCGACCCGAAGCGCGCCTTCCGGGCCAGGGCCTCCCTCGAACCGATCGACCTCGCCGCCAGCCGGGCCACGGACGACCGGACCGTCGAGTTCGTCCTCAAGCGCCCGACCGCCGAATTCCCCAACGTCATGGCCGCGTTCGGCGCCTCCATCATCCCCGCGTCGGCCCGCGAGGGCGACTTCGACCACGCGCCCGTCGGCAGCGGCCCGTTCCGCCTGGTGTCCTTCGCACCCGGCCGCTCCACCCTGCTGCGCCGCAACGACGCCTACTGGGACGGCGCGCCCCATCTGGACGAGCTGGAGTTCGTCGTCGCCGACGAGGAGTCCGCCCGTGTCAACGCCCTGCTCGGCGGCCAGGTGGAGTACGCCCACGAGCTGAACCCCACGACCGCCCGCGCCCACGAACACGGCGGGCACGTGACCATCATCCGGCTGCGCGACAGCGCCATGCAGTCCTTCGCCATGAAGACCGACCGGCCGCCCTTCGACGACCCCCGCGTCCGCCGCGCCCTGTTCCTCGTCGCCGACCGTCCCGAACTCGTCCGCAGCGTCCTGTCCGGCGCCGGCGGGATCGGCAACGACCTCTTCGGCAAGGGCTACGAGTACTACGCCGACGGCCTCCCCCAGCGCGAACAGGACATCGACCGCGCCCGGCGGCTCCTGAAGGAGGCGGGCGCCGGCGATCTGCGCCTCACCCTGGACACCTCACCGGTCGCCACCGGATTCACCGAGGCGGCCGCCGTCTTTCGCGACCAGGCCGCGCGGGCCGGCATCACCATCCGGGTCCGCACCGGGAACAAGGACACCTACTGGAAGGACATCCTCGACTCGGGCACCCTCTGCTGCTACCGGTCCGGGGCCATGCCCATCGAGTCGCACCTCTCCCAACGGCTGCTCACCGACTCCACCACCAACGCCACCCATTGGCGCCACCGCGACTTCGACGCCCTCTACCGGCAGGCCCAGTCCACCCGCGACCCGCAGCGGCGCGCCGACGTCTACGCCCGCATGCAGCGCCGCCTCCGCACCGAGGGCCCCTTCCTCGTCTGGGGATTCGCCGACTGGATTCTCGGCACCGCCCGCAACGTCCGGGGCGTCGAGCGGCACGCCCCCGCCAACACCCTCGACTGGGCCCGCTTCGACAAGGTGTGGCTGGCGTGA